From Leptolyngbya sp. KIOST-1, one genomic window encodes:
- a CDS encoding FkbM family methyltransferase gives MRVEACCQALLEHLLPDIDPQRQGLCFDVGVGTFAFYCELFARLGFAAVAVEPSPTDKLRAICQQYPIQLVEQCLSDRVGTQTLHLGQFANLANSNFSSLAADWFGASSNTREVPTLDLATLLAQVGATRITVFKIDIEGWEPVVIQQFAELPPALLPEVVMFEYGGGGSRRQGEKGWSPRFFEGTMTCLKTLQQRGYDFSIMIDYAPGTQAKLFDLQALDLAQESPFYPNGVYGNILCFAQQRFTAASIHRLCAPYGGGLAQWLVSKLVS, from the coding sequence ATGCGCGTAGAAGCTTGTTGCCAGGCCCTGCTTGAGCACCTCCTGCCCGACATCGATCCCCAGCGCCAGGGGCTGTGTTTTGATGTGGGGGTAGGGACCTTTGCCTTTTACTGCGAGTTGTTTGCCCGCCTCGGGTTTGCCGCCGTTGCCGTCGAGCCATCTCCGACTGACAAGCTGCGGGCCATTTGTCAGCAGTACCCTATTCAGCTCGTCGAGCAGTGCCTGTCCGATCGCGTCGGCACCCAGACCCTGCACCTGGGTCAGTTTGCCAACCTGGCCAACAGCAACTTTAGCTCCCTGGCTGCTGACTGGTTTGGGGCCTCCAGCAACACGCGGGAGGTGCCCACCCTTGACCTGGCTACCCTGCTAGCGCAGGTGGGCGCAACCCGCATTACCGTCTTTAAGATCGATATTGAAGGCTGGGAACCCGTGGTGATTCAGCAGTTTGCCGAACTGCCCCCAGCGCTACTGCCTGAGGTGGTGATGTTTGAGTACGGCGGCGGCGGCAGCCGTAGGCAAGGCGAAAAGGGTTGGTCGCCGCGTTTCTTTGAGGGCACCATGACCTGCCTCAAGACCCTCCAACAGCGGGGTTACGACTTCAGCATCATGATTGACTATGCGCCTGGCACCCAGGCTAAACTATTTGACCTCCAGGCCTTAGACCTGGCCCAGGAATCGCCCTTCTACCCCAATGGCGTCTACGGCAACATTCTCTGCTTCGCTCAGCAGCGGTTTACCGCAGCCTCCATTCACCGCCTCTGTGCTCCCTACGGGGGCGGGTTAGCCCAGTGGCTGGTGAGTAAGCTGGTGTCCTGA
- a CDS encoding aldehyde dehydrogenase family protein has translation MVNLATQADFSAAVEQVRQASRVLVSAGAEAQSHLLETVATTLEACLDDILEANTLDLEASLDMAVPERVLDWLKLTPERLQTTAKMLRRLAYLGDPRGLLHPAPSRLSKATVGYGQVVPLGVVGLVYEAFPDLAAIAAGLSLRTGNGLILKGSNEASQSNQVILQAIHQALDQVGLPQECVFSLTEEQGDVARSWLLQDPGIDLIIPYGRPGLVQQVVRQAGVPVLPTAMGNCYLYWSASGQLSTVTHMVLDSHRGDPDAVNAIEKVLVHRSCSASTLAQFCHTLWDQDFEVLADEALLGELPDVKPAAAADWNRPFLGKTVALRAVEDVQAAAALINRHSSGHANAIATESYAEGSRFAQLATSAVAYINTSPRFVRNPAQSAAIALGMTAQRGRCHGFVGLSALLTTQHIFQGLE, from the coding sequence ATGGTGAATCTAGCCACCCAGGCAGACTTCAGCGCTGCGGTTGAGCAGGTGCGCCAGGCCAGCCGGGTGCTGGTCAGCGCCGGAGCCGAGGCTCAGAGCCACCTGCTCGAAACTGTTGCCACCACCCTTGAAGCCTGCCTGGACGACATCCTGGAGGCCAATACCCTCGATCTGGAGGCCAGTCTGGACATGGCTGTGCCCGAGCGGGTGCTCGACTGGCTCAAACTCACCCCCGAGCGCCTGCAGACCACCGCCAAAATGTTGCGCCGTCTGGCCTATCTGGGGGATCCGCGCGGGCTCTTGCACCCCGCCCCCAGTCGGCTGAGCAAAGCCACCGTGGGCTATGGCCAGGTCGTTCCCCTGGGGGTCGTGGGCCTGGTTTACGAAGCCTTTCCTGACCTGGCGGCGATCGCGGCGGGGTTGAGCCTGCGCACGGGCAACGGCCTGATTTTGAAGGGCAGCAACGAGGCCAGTCAGAGCAACCAGGTCATTTTGCAGGCGATCCACCAGGCTCTCGACCAGGTGGGCCTGCCCCAGGAGTGCGTCTTTTCCCTGACCGAGGAGCAGGGGGATGTCGCCCGCTCCTGGTTGCTGCAGGACCCCGGTATCGATCTGATCATTCCCTATGGGCGGCCTGGTCTGGTGCAGCAGGTGGTGCGTCAGGCCGGGGTGCCCGTGCTACCCACCGCCATGGGCAACTGCTACCTCTACTGGTCGGCCTCCGGTCAGCTCAGCACCGTAACCCACATGGTGCTAGACAGCCACCGGGGCGACCCCGACGCTGTCAACGCCATCGAAAAAGTGCTGGTTCACCGGAGCTGCAGCGCCTCTACCCTGGCCCAGTTCTGCCACACCCTGTGGGATCAGGACTTTGAGGTGCTGGCCGACGAGGCCCTGCTGGGGGAACTCCCCGATGTCAAGCCCGCCGCTGCCGCCGACTGGAATCGTCCTTTTTTGGGCAAAACGGTTGCCCTGCGAGCGGTAGAGGACGTGCAGGCCGCCGCGGCCCTGATCAACCGCCACAGCAGTGGCCACGCCAACGCCATTGCCACCGAATCCTACGCTGAGGGCAGCCGCTTCGCCCAGCTGGCCACCAGCGCCGTGGCCTACATCAACACCTCCCCCCGCTTTGTCCGCAATCCGGCCCAGTCCGCCGCGATCGCGCTCGGCATGACCGCCCAGCGAGGCCGCTGCCATGGCTTTGTCGGGCTCAGCGCCCTACTCACCACCCAACACATTTTTCAGGGTTTGGAATAG